The following DNA comes from Alienimonas californiensis.
ACCGCCGCCACGCCGAGGTTCGACAGCGGCAGCACGATTCGGGGGAAGTAGACCTTCGTCAGCAAACCCTGGTTCGTCACCACGCTGTCCGTCGCGCCGGTCAGCGCCGCCGAGAAGAACATCCACGGCACCAGTCCGCAGAAGGCGAACGCGGCGTAGGGCACGCCCGCGGGCAACTGATCTTCGAGCCCCACGGCCTTGCCGAAGATCAGGGTGAAGATGGCCATGCTGATCAGCGGCCGCACGACCGCCCAACCGATGCCCAGCACGCTTTGCCGGTAACGGGCGGCGACGTTGCGGCTGGTCAGCAGGACCAACAGGTCCCGATACCGCCACAGTTCGGCAAAGTCCGGCAGCGGCCAGCCGCTGGGGGGACGAATCACCGTCCGGCTGAGGCCGGTCGGGGACGCGGCGACGGAGGCCGGCGGGGAGGTGGCGGGGGCGTGCGTCATGATGCGGCGTCCCGGGCGGCCGGGGCGAGGTTCGTCCAATGCACCGGGTTCTGGTGCGCCGGGTTCTAGATCGCCGCCCGTTCGACCGAAAGGCCGACCGCCGAGCGCGGCCCGCCCCCGCCTCACCGCGAGCGGGCGGCGTCCGGCGTCCGGGTCGACCTGCGGGCGGTCGCGGCGTCCCCGTCGGCCGGCGTCGCGGCGATGAGGGCCGGGGCGGCGGGGGCACTGGTTCCCTCGTCGGAGTAGTAGGCGTCGCGGCCCGCCATCGCCCCGTACCCGTAACCGCCGTAGTACCCCCCCTGCACCTCGCGGGTGTACTCGCCGCCGGCCGGCACGGCGTTCACCACCAGGCCCAGCACCCGGGCGCCGGCCTGATCCAGCGTGTCGAGGCACTCGCCCAACCGGCGCCGGGTGCGGGGGTGCAACCGGGTCACGACCACCACGCCGTCCGCCAGTCGGGCCGTCGCCGCGGGGTCGGACACCGCCAGCACCGGGGGGCTGTCCAGCAGGATGAAATCGAACTTCTGGCGGAGCACATCCAGGAACGTTTCGTAGGCCTCGCTGCTGAGCAGCTCCGCCGGGTGATCCGGCCGGGCGGCGCAGGGGAGCAGCCATAGGCCAGGCTGGCCGCTCTCGACGAGAGCTTCGTCCAGCTTGTCCGGATCGGCGATCACCTCCGCAGTGCCCACGCCCGGGTTGTCCGCGGCGACCTGGGGCAGTCCGAACATCCGCCGGACGCGGGGGCGGCGCAGGTCCACGTCGACCAGCACCGTCCTCTTACCGACCCGCCCGAGGGTCACGGCGACGTTCGCCGTCAACGTGCTCTTACCGTCGCCGCGGTCCGGACTGGTCACCTGCACGACCTTCACGCCGTTGCGGGCCGCGGACAGCAGCCCGGTCCGCACCGCACGGTAGGACTCCGCCAGCTGGCTTTTCGGTCGCAGGACGGTGGAGAGCCCCGCGTCCGGCACGCCCTCCCGAATGCGTTTCCCCTCCTTGAGGGTCCGGGGCGGGATCTCCGGGACGTGGCCGAGCAGCGGCAGGCCGAACTCCGCCCGCAGTTCCGCCGGGCCGGTGAAGCGGCGGTCGGACTGCTCGAGCAGATAAGAGAGGCCGAACGCGACCGCCAGCCCCAGCGCCCCGCCGGCGGCGAGCGCCCGGATCAGCGGCGCCCGGGCCGGCCGGCCCGGGCCGGGGGGCACGATCGGGGTGACGCGGACGGTGTCGGCGTCCTTCAGCAGGTCGAGTTGATCCACGTCGGCCACTAGCGCCGCGTACAGGTCGGCGTGCCGGTTCCGGCGGTCGCGCAGCTCCCGCTCGCGCGATTCGGCGTCGCGTACGTCCTCGGCGGCCTCGCGGGTTTCGGCGTACCGCTCGTCCAGTTTGTCGATCTGCGACTGCAGCACGCGGGCCCGCTCCACCCGGGCGGCGACGTACAGGTCCAAGAACGACGACGGCCCCTCCGTCCCGTCGGGACCGGCCTGCAACCCCGCCCGGTCCGCCTCGATCCGCCGCAGGGCCGCCACGCGGTTCTCCAGCCGCTTGATGTCCGGGTGATTCTCCCCCTTCGTCTCCCGAGCCTCTTCCAGTTGGAGGATGAGGTCGAGGTGTTGCTCCTCGAAGCCCAGCTCGGCGATGGCCGGGTTCTCGCCGGCGCTTTCCCGCTTCAGGGAGGCCATCTGGGCCAGCGCCGCCCGCCGTCCGCCGACCTCCATGGAGGAGCGGATGGACTCCACCTCCGCGGTCAGGTTCGACAGTTCCAGGCTCAGTTCGTCCCGGGCCCGGTCCAGCGCGAGCAGGTCGGCGGCGTGCGGGTTGAGCGGCTGGCCGTCCGGCCCGCGGACCAGCGGGCTGGTTCGCTCGAACTCGCGGTGGGCGGCCTCGGCGGCCTCCAAGTCGCGGAGCACCTGATCGCGGGCCTCGCTGATCAGCCGGATCGCCTCGCGGATGCCGGACTGCCCCTCCTCGCGGACCTCCTCGACGAAGGTCGCGACGACGGCGTCCAGCACGGCGCCGGTCTCCTCCGGGCTCCCGCCGCTGTAGGTGAGTTGCAGCACGCGCGTGCCGGGCACCTGCCCGCCCTCCAGCCCCTTGAGGATGCGACCGACCGGGGAGCCGGCCCCCTTGAAGGCCGGCAGTTCGTCCAGGCGCCGCTCGCGGACCGCCCGGGCCACCAGCGGCCCGGTCTGGGCGCGGTACAGGTAGTTGCCGAGCGCCTCGCCGGCGAGTTCCTCCGGTTCGCCCCCGCCGCCCTCGGACCCCGGCAGCGCCGTCCGGCGGGCGGAGACCGTCAGTTCCGCCACGGACTGATACACCGGCGGCTGGTACAGGTCGTACAGGTAGCCCCCGCCCAGCCCGGACGCGAGCCCCAGCAGCAGAACCCACCAGCGTCGGCGGAGCAGTCGGCCCAGCTGGAAACCCTCCTCCGTGGCGGCGTCTCCGCCCGCCGACTGGGCGCCCCAGCCGCCGTTCGCGTCGTAACCGGTGACGGCATGCGACCGCGGGGCGTTCGGACCGTCGCCGCCGCGGCCGTATCCCTCAGCCTGCGGGTCTTCGCCGGGAAACGACGAACCAGAAGCGGCGAACGAGGGCACGGGCGGCCTTCTGGAGGGAACGGGCGACGGCAGGCGAGCCGCGCGAGGAAAATAGTCGGGACCGGGACTGTCCCGCTCGGACCGGGGCGGCGACGTCGACTGTGCCCGCCGCCTCGTCGCCCACTCTACGGCCGGCGGTCGGCCCCCTTCAAGACGCCCCGACCCTCCCGTCTTGCCCCGCCCCCGTCTTTCGTCGAATCGGACTCACGACCGGACGACCGCCCCGCCCGGCGCTCGGCCTCGCGGACCCGGTCGAGCCGTGCCGACAGCGACCGCACCGCCCCCGAGTCCGGCTCCAGGGCGTTGAGGATCGCGAGTTGGTCCGCGGCGTCGTCCGGTCGCCGGTCGGTGATCAGCCAGTCAATCAGCCGCACCCGGGCCTCGCGGTCCCGCGACTGCACGGCGAGGTGCTCCTCCAGCGCCGCGACTGCCTCCGCGTCGCGTCGCGTCAGCCGCAGGGCGGCCGCCCGCACGTTCGCCGGCAGGGGCGGCCCGTCCGCATCCGCCGCGGCGAGGGCGGCGTCGGCGACGAGCGAAGCCAGCCCGGCGTCGACCGCCGCCGCCGCGTCCGCGACGGCGATCTGGGCGGCGAGATCCTCCGGCAGCAATCCGCGGAACCGCCCTGCCACGCCGAGCGTGGCGCCGTCCGCCGCCAGCGCCGCCGCCAGAACCGGGTCGCGCGTCGCCCGCTCGTCCGCCGCCGCCAATCCAGAAGCGACCTCTGCGGCCCGCTCCGGCTGCATGGCGAGGACGGCGGCCCAGCCGGCGTTCGCGGTCGCCGTCAGCCCCAGTCGATCGGCCCGCCGGGCGGCGGCGATCTGGGCCGGCACGTCGGCGGGAAAGTTGCGTCGCAGAGCCGTGAGGAACCGCTCGCCAGTCGGGTCCGCCGACGGCTCCGTCCAGGCGAGGCGGGCGAGGTTCAGGTCCAGCCGAGGGATGAACGGGCAGACCCGTCGGGCCGCGAGCAACCGACCGTACGCCGGCCGGAGGTACCGACGGACCCGCTCGTCCGCCCGCAGAGTCGCCAGTCGCTCCCCGCCCCCCGGCCCCAGCGCCAGCAGGGCGCCCAGGCCGGGATCGGTCAGGCGATCGAGTTGGGACGGGGTCAGGTCCGCGGCGGCCGGGTCGGCCGCCAGCGCCTCCGCGGCGGCGTCGCGGTACTGCCTGATTTGCAGTCGGGCCAGGGCGACGCCGGCTTCGGCGTCGTCCGGTCGGGCGGCCAGCGCCGCTTCCAACCGGGCGACTTCCGCCTCGACCTCCGCGGCGCTCCAGCCGGCCGGATCGGCGACGAGCAGGTTCGGCTCCCGATAGATGGTCGCCGGTGCCGCCCGGGCCGTCTCCCACGCCGCCCACCCGCCGACGAGGGCCGTCGCCCCGGCGACCCCGACGGCGAGGAACCGGGTCCCGTTCGTCGTCTCCCGACCGGCCGCAACGCCGGTCGAACCGGCTGCCACCGCGGCGCCGAACAGCGCCGTCGCCGCCAGCCAGACCGGCGCGCGGGTAATGCCGTAGTCGAACCCGCCCTGCACCCCCAGCGCCGCGGCGGCGAAGGCCGCCGCGGCGACGGCGTCCGCCGCCCCGGCCCGTCCCGCCCGCCGCACGCCCCAGACCAACGTCCCCGCCGCCGCGATCAGCAGTGCGACGCCGACGGCGCCGCCCTCGACCAGCAGTTCGACGTACTGATTGTCCGCGTGGGTGAACCAGGCGGGGTTCGGCCGGGTGAGGTAGGGCGGCGTCGCGTACCGGTGCGTGCCGAGGCCGGCGCCGAACAGCGGCAGATCGCCGGCGACGCGGACCGCGTCCGCCCAGTGCTCCCGGCGCTCCCGCAGGGATTCCCACACGCCGCGATCGCGGGTGCCCTCCCACCGGCCCAGCACGGTGCCCTCCACGCCGAGGCCCCACAGCGACAGCAGCGCCCCCGCCGTCGCCACCCCCGCCCCGATTAGGCTGAACCGCACCGCCCGCGGCGCCCCGCGGCCGTCCCCGACGGGGCCGGCCGCGGGCGATTCTCCCTCACGGGGGCGAACGAAGGCCGCGAGCGCCGCGGCGCTCAGCAGCAGACCGAGCGGCGCCGCGGCCAGCCCGCCCCGGCTGCCCGTGACGAGCAGCCCCGCGGCGATCGTCGCCCCGCAGGCCCACGCCGTCTTTCCGCCCCCGCGGGCCAGCAGCGCCAGCGCCGCCGCCAAGCCGACGTTCAGCAGTTGGGCGGCGTGATTGCGGTTGAAACCGGCAAAGAACGCCCCCGTCAGCCCCGCGTCGCCCTCCAGCGAAGCGACGAGCCCCCAGTCCGCGGCCCGGCCGATCCGACCCAGCACGCCGACGACCGCGAAGGCGCAGGCCGTGCCCGCCACGCCCCACCAGATCACCCGCCGCCCCGCCGCGAACCGTCCGGCCTGAGCGGCGAGAAACAGAATCGCCAACCCCGCGGCGAGCCACGAGGCGGTCTGGCGGGTGGAAGGCCGGCAAACCGTCACCGGCGTCCAATGCGGCGCAAGAGTGCCGGCGGCGGTTTCGAGGTCCCCCCCGCCCGTCGGCGACAGCGCCTGCACGATGCCCAGCGCCAACAAACCTGCCAGCGGGGCGAGCGCCGCCGGCAACGCCAAGGCGCCGGTCGTCCGTCCGGCCCACTCTCGCACCGCGAAGGCGGCAACGACGAGGGCCGCTCCGCCGGTCACGGCGGCAAGTTGCCAGGCGCCCCAACGGCCGTCGAGCCACGGTGCCGAGGCCACCGCGGCGACCGCCGCCGCCGCCGCCAGCGAGGGGAGCAAACCCGGCGGGGCCTCGGCCGGCGTGGGTTTCCGGGACGAAGCCTTCCGCACCGGCGGGACCGGGTCCGACCGACGGGGGACGCGGCGCCGCTGGAGCGCCGCCCGGCGGGCGGCGCCGGCCGCGTCCGCGCGGCGGATGAAGTCCCGACCGATCGGCCGTGAACCGGCGGCGGCGCCGGCGTCAGGCGCGGCGGGGGCCAAGGCGGGCGGGTCCACCGGGTCGGGGCTGGGCAATCGGTCGCCGACGGTCAGTCGTCGTCATCGCCTGTCGCGATTGATGAGGACTACGGGGCCTGGGGAGTGGCCGCCCGGGGGGCGGGGACGAAGACGCGCTGGACGTCGTCGTCGTCATCCCCGTTGTTCAGCCCGATGGCCAGGCCGCCGCCGATGCCGATGGCCAACGGCAGCAATGACCCGCCGAGCGCCCCTCCCCCGCCGCCGCCCGCGGCCCCGCCGCCGCCGCCAACCGGCCCGCCAGCGAGGGGACCGGGGGGGCCGGGGGGAAGCGGCGGGCCGATGACGGCGAAGTCGTCCGGATCCGCCCCCGGCGGGCCGATCGGCGCCTGCTTGAGCACGCGGCGGACGACCGTCCGGAACGGACCGTCGACGTTCTGCTGCACCACGGGCCGTTCCTTCACCACGTTCAGGCCGACCACGCTCGCCCCGTACAGCGGCGTGCCGGTCGCGTCGCCGGGCAGCGCCGAGGCGGGGGAACTGACCATCACGTGCGTGTACAGGCCCGGCTCCAGATCCTTCGGCAGCCGGTAGCGGCCCTCGCCGTCGGCGGTCAGGGAGGCGACCTGGTCCCCATTGCGGATCAGGAAAATCTCGGCGCCCGGAAGCGGCTGGAGGAGGCCGTCGGCGTCGAACATCCGGGCGAGGCCCTCGGCGCCAGCGGGCGTGCCGCCAAGGAGGGCGGTCCGCAACGCTGCGGGGCGGAAGACGGGCTCTTGGCCGCCGGCGGCCACGTTCGCGGGCAGGTCCGCCGGCTCGACAGCCGCGGCCGGGGCGACGGGAGCCGGGGCGGCGGACGCCGCGGCGGGCGAGACCGGGCCGGCGGCGGCGCCGAACTGTTCCGGGAACCGACGGGCGAGGATCGCCAGCGCCAGCGCCCGGTCGGACGGCGGGGCCAGCAGGCGGACCGAGGAGGCGTCCTCAGACAGCGGCTCCGCCTCAATCTTCTGGGAGAAGATCGCCATCGCCTCGCCGGCGACGCCGATCACGCTGTAAACGCCCGGCGGGACCGAACCGCTCTCCAGCGAGCCGTCCGTCCCCAGCAGGCCGGTGGCGACGACGGCTCCGTGACGGACCAGTCGCACCGACGGCCGGACGCCGTCGCCCTCGCCGGACGCCACCAGCGGCACCCGCACGCCGCGGTTCGCAGGCGGGGCCGGTTCGGCGACGTCGGCCGGTTCGGCCGGCTCGTCGAAGAGGTCGGCGCCGACCGGGTCGTCGAAGGCGGCGTTGTCGGACAAATCCAACGCGGGCGCCTCGGGGAGGGCGGGCTCCTGGGCGACGGCGGATCCGCCGACCAGGAGAACCGCCGCCAGCAAGAGCGACGTGCGGGTGAAGATCATCTCAGACGCGTGCGGACGGAAGACTGGGAGGACTGGGGAAGGATCGCGGGGAGCTGGCGGGGGCGCCGTCAGAGCCGACCCATCTTACCACTGTACCCTCACGATCGATCCGACACACACGAAACGCACGGTCGTTTCTCCAACCGCCCCAGTTTCAGTAACCCCCCGGCGTTCCGGGGGGCCGCCTCCCGGGGAAACGCCGCGGGGGCGCGGTTCGCAGTGCCCTTGCCGGATAGGGTTCAAAGCGGATCATGCCGACCTTCCCCGCCCCCGCGTCCGTCCGTTTGGCAGGCTCCGTGATCGCCGTTCGTCCCGCCCGCCGCCCCCGCGGCGCGACGTTCGCGGCGGGGGCCGCGGCGTTGGCGGGGCTGCTCGCGCTCGGGCCGCTGCTGGCGGAGATCGTCGTCCGGCTGTGGACCAGCCCGCGGTTCGAGCACGCCCCGCTGATCTGGCTCGCCGCCGCGGCGCTCGGCGGCTGGCGGCTGCGGGAATCCCTCGTCGCTCGGCAGGAGGAACCCGTCGAACTCGGCGAACCCGCCGCGTCGCCGCGGCCCTGGGCGGAGGCCGTCCTCTGGCTCCTCGCCCTGCTGCCGACAACCGCGGCGATTCTGCTGGGCAGCGGCTGGCTCGCCCTGACGGCGGCGTTCCTCGTGGTCCCGGCGGCGACGTACTCGGCTGGCGGCGGAGCGACGCTGCGGCCGATCCTGCCGGCGTGGGCCGTGCTGTGGACGACCCTCCCCCCGCCCTTTCACACCGACGCCGACCTCGTCCTGCGGCTCCAGGGGCTCGCGGCGAAGCTGGCCAGCGCGGCGCTGGACATGCTCGGCCGGCGGCACCTGCCGGCGGGGGTGACGGTCGAACTGCCGGGGCGAAGCTACTTCGTGGAGGAGGCGTGCAGCGGGGTGAACAGCCTCTACGCCCTGCTGGCCGTCGCGGCGCTGGGGCTGGCGTGGGGCCGGCGGAGTTGGTGGCGCTGGCTGATCGTGCTGCCCGCGGCGGTGGGCTGGGCGGTGGCGGCGAACGCGGCCCGGGTGACGGCGGCGGTGGAGTTGTCCGCGGGCCTCGGCTGGCCGGTCGCGGAGGGCTTCGGCCACGATCTGCTGGGCATGCTGACCTTCGCCGCCGCCGGGCTACTGACCCTCAGCGTGGACGCTCTGCTGCGGTTCGCGGTGCCCCCGGCGGAGGCGGTTCCGGCCGAGTTGGACGAACCGAACGCCCCGCTCGCCCCGTCCGCCGATCCGCCGCCCCCGCCGCTGGCGGCGGAGCCGGCGACCGAGCGCCGCCCGGTCCCCCGTGCGGCGGCGTGGGGGGCGGCGGCGGTCGCCTTCGGGCTGCTCGCCGGCTGGCGGCTGGCGGTCGGTCCGGCGGTCGACGTGGCGGCAGTGCCGGCCTCGACCCTGCTCACACCCGCGGCGCTGAAGCCGGTGGGCGAAGACTCCTTGCCCGCCGAGTGGAACGGCTGGCGGCGAGGGGAGTTTCGCACCGTCACCCGCGATCGGGACCACCTCGACGGGCCGTTCTCCGCCCAATGGGTCTACCGCCGCGGTCCGCTGGAGGCGACGATCTCGATGGACGGTCCCTTCGCCGAGGGCTGGCACGACCTGCGCACCTGCTACACCGCCGGCGGCTGGGCCTGCACCGACGCCGTTGATCGCGTCGTGACGTCTGCTGAGGAGGAAGAAGGCGGGAGCGAAGCTGACGGCGACGTGATCACCCGGCTGGACCTCGCCCAACCGCTGGGGCGGCGGGGGGTGGTGTTCTTCACGTCTTATGCGGTGGACGACGACGCGAACCTGGGGGCGGACCTCGCCGCCCGGACCGGGTCGAGTTGGACGCGGCGGTTCGAGGCGTTTCGAGACCGCTCCGCCCCGGACGCAGGGCACGCCGCCGCGGAGCCGGCCTACCAAGTGCAGGTTCTGGCCTCCGGCTACCGCACGTTGAGCGACGAGGAAAAGGAGGCCGTGGAGGCCCTGTTCCACGCGATGCGCCGTCGCCTCGCTGCCCTGCCCCGCGACGCCGCTCCGCCCCGCGAGTCCGCCTCCCGTAGGACGGCCGCCGACTGATGTTCCGCCGCGACTTTCACGACGACGTCGACGCCCCGACGCGGCGCCGGCTCGACCCCACGGGGCTGCTGCGGGCGCCCGCGGCGCTGGGGCGGGGAATCGGCCACGGGTCGGCCGTGCTCTGGGCGGGCCTGCGGGGGCGGCTGGCCGGCGGAGGGCGGCGGAGCCCGTGGACGTTGCTCGCCGGGCTGCCGGCACTGCTGGCGGCGGCGGGGCTGGCGGCGTTTCTCGTCGCGGCCCGGCAGCAGAAGGACGATCTGCGGGGGGCCTACGCCGCCGCCGCGGACCGGGCGGCGGCGGCGGGGGAGACCGACGCCGCCGTGCTGCACCGGCGGCGCCTCGGCCAACTGGGGGACGGCGACGCCGCCGCCCGGTTCCGCCTCGCCCAGGCCCTCGCCGCGGCCGGCCGCGACGCCGAAGCCCGCGACGTGCTGACGGGCCTGCTGGCGTCGGCTGACGGCCCCGGCCACGCCCCGGCCCACCTGCTCCTCGCCAGTCGCCTGCTGACGTTCGAGGAGCCTGACGCCGAGAACCCCGAGGGGGGAAACGCCGAGGGATCGAGCGCACCGCCGTCGGAGGCGGAACGGGCCGCCCGCCGGTCCGAGGCGCTGCGGCACCTGGCGGCGGCCCGGCGGGCGGCCCCCGCGGACAAGACCGTCGCCCTGCGGATCGCCGAGTTATCGATGCAGGCCGGCGACGCCGACGCCGCCGCGACGACATTCGAGGAGATCGCCCCCTCCACGCCCGTGGTCTGGCCGGATCTGGTGCGGGTCTACGCCGCTCAGGGCCGCACCGCCGAGGCCGCCGCCGCCGCCGCGGAGGCCGTGCCGGTGTTGCGGGGACGGCTCAAACGCGACCCGCTGGATCTGGACAGTCGCCTGCGGCTGACCGACGCCCTCGCCCGCACCGGGAACTTCACCGCCGCCGAGGCGGTTCTGACCGACGGCCTCCCCCTGCACCCGAGCGCGGCGATCCCGCAGCGACTCGCGGAGTTGCACGTCGCCGAGTACGACCGCGCCGCCCGCCGGGCCCGCCCGCCGGCGGAGCGGCTGGCCCTGCTGGGCAAGGCGCTGGGCCGCCATCCGCGTTCGGCCGAGGCGCTGGTCCGGCTGATCGCCTTCAGCGGCGCCGCCGGCTCCACAGACGACGGCGAACCCCCGCCCGTCGTCGCCGAGGCCCGGGAACTGTTGGAACGCACGCTCGCCAGCGGGGAGGTGCCCGCCCTCGCCCACTTCGCCCTCGGGGTGAACGCCCTGGCGGCGGGCGACCGGGCGGACGGTCTGTTCCACTTCGAGCGGGCCCACGCCCTCGACCCGTCGCTGGCCGCGGCGGCGAACAACCTCGCCTTCCTCTACTTCAAAGCCGATCCTCCCCAGCCGGAGCGGGCGCTGGGCCTGGCGGACGCCGCCGTCGCCGCCGCCCCGGCGAACGCCCACTGCCACGAAACGCGGGGCCAGATCCTCGCGGCGCTGGACCGCCCCGCCGATGCCCTCGCCGCCCTGGAACGCGCGATGGCGCTGGGATTGAAGAACGATCCGAAGGTGCGGGCCGCCGTCGCCGACCTGTACGACGAACTCAACCAACCCGCCCTCGCCCGCCGCTTCCGTGAACCGGCCCCGGACGAAACGCCCGGCGGGACGACCGCCGAACGGGCGAACGCCGACGGGGCCGACGCCGGCTCCTGAGGGCGCCGGCCCCGGTCGGCGGCGTTTCTGGCCCTGATGAACCGCGACCTCGCCTCCCCCGCCGCCCTGTACGCGAAGGGGGCGCTGTTCGTCCTGCTGGGCGCCCTCGCCGGCGGCCTGCTGCTCGCCCGGTCCCCCTCCTGGACAAACGCGGCCTTGCTGGCCCTGTGCGTCTGGGCCTGCTGCCGGGCGTATTACTTCGCGTTTTATGTCGTGGAGAAGTACGTCGACCCGAGCTACCGGTTCGCAGGG
Coding sequences within:
- a CDS encoding ABC transporter permease; translated protein: MTHAPATSPPASVAASPTGLSRTVIRPPSGWPLPDFAELWRYRDLLVLLTSRNVAARYRQSVLGIGWAVVRPLISMAIFTLIFGKAVGLEDQLPAGVPYAAFAFCGLVPWMFFSAALTGATDSVVTNQGLLTKVYFPRIVLPLSNLGVAAVDLAIQLVLLVGVLAIYRFAPGPEALALPAFLLLAAAAALAGGLWLTALNVKYRDVKYAVPFMIQAGIYLSPVIYPPTIIPPDYRLLYYLNPMAGAIEGVRWSVLGTDPPDWGYVALSAAATVILLIGGAMYFTRTERTFADII
- a CDS encoding polysaccharide biosynthesis tyrosine autokinase, which gives rise to MPSFAASGSSFPGEDPQAEGYGRGGDGPNAPRSHAVTGYDANGGWGAQSAGGDAATEEGFQLGRLLRRRWWVLLLGLASGLGGGYLYDLYQPPVYQSVAELTVSARRTALPGSEGGGGEPEELAGEALGNYLYRAQTGPLVARAVRERRLDELPAFKGAGSPVGRILKGLEGGQVPGTRVLQLTYSGGSPEETGAVLDAVVATFVEEVREEGQSGIREAIRLISEARDQVLRDLEAAEAAHREFERTSPLVRGPDGQPLNPHAADLLALDRARDELSLELSNLTAEVESIRSSMEVGGRRAALAQMASLKRESAGENPAIAELGFEEQHLDLILQLEEARETKGENHPDIKRLENRVAALRRIEADRAGLQAGPDGTEGPSSFLDLYVAARVERARVLQSQIDKLDERYAETREAAEDVRDAESRERELRDRRNRHADLYAALVADVDQLDLLKDADTVRVTPIVPPGPGRPARAPLIRALAAGGALGLAVAFGLSYLLEQSDRRFTGPAELRAEFGLPLLGHVPEIPPRTLKEGKRIREGVPDAGLSTVLRPKSQLAESYRAVRTGLLSAARNGVKVVQVTSPDRGDGKSTLTANVAVTLGRVGKRTVLVDVDLRRPRVRRMFGLPQVAADNPGVGTAEVIADPDKLDEALVESGQPGLWLLPCAARPDHPAELLSSEAYETFLDVLRQKFDFILLDSPPVLAVSDPAATARLADGVVVVTRLHPRTRRRLGECLDTLDQAGARVLGLVVNAVPAGGEYTREVQGGYYGGYGYGAMAGRDAYYSDEGTSAPAAPALIAATPADGDAATARRSTRTPDAARSR
- a CDS encoding O-antigen ligase family protein, whose translation is MPSPDPVDPPALAPAAPDAGAAAGSRPIGRDFIRRADAAGAARRAALQRRRVPRRSDPVPPVRKASSRKPTPAEAPPGLLPSLAAAAAVAAVASAPWLDGRWGAWQLAAVTGGAALVVAAFAVREWAGRTTGALALPAALAPLAGLLALGIVQALSPTGGGDLETAAGTLAPHWTPVTVCRPSTRQTASWLAAGLAILFLAAQAGRFAAGRRVIWWGVAGTACAFAVVGVLGRIGRAADWGLVASLEGDAGLTGAFFAGFNRNHAAQLLNVGLAAALALLARGGGKTAWACGATIAAGLLVTGSRGGLAAAPLGLLLSAAALAAFVRPREGESPAAGPVGDGRGAPRAVRFSLIGAGVATAGALLSLWGLGVEGTVLGRWEGTRDRGVWESLRERREHWADAVRVAGDLPLFGAGLGTHRYATPPYLTRPNPAWFTHADNQYVELLVEGGAVGVALLIAAAGTLVWGVRRAGRAGAADAVAAAAFAAAALGVQGGFDYGITRAPVWLAATALFGAAVAAGSTGVAAGRETTNGTRFLAVGVAGATALVGGWAAWETARAAPATIYREPNLLVADPAGWSAAEVEAEVARLEAALAARPDDAEAGVALARLQIRQYRDAAAEALAADPAAADLTPSQLDRLTDPGLGALLALGPGGGERLATLRADERVRRYLRPAYGRLLAARRVCPFIPRLDLNLARLAWTEPSADPTGERFLTALRRNFPADVPAQIAAARRADRLGLTATANAGWAAVLAMQPERAAEVASGLAAADERATRDPVLAAALAADGATLGVAGRFRGLLPEDLAAQIAVADAAAAVDAGLASLVADAALAAADADGPPLPANVRAAALRLTRRDAEAVAALEEHLAVQSRDREARVRLIDWLITDRRPDDAADQLAILNALEPDSGAVRSLSARLDRVREAERRAGRSSGRESDSTKDGGGARREGRGVLKGADRRP
- a CDS encoding carboxypeptidase-like regulatory domain-containing protein encodes the protein MIFTRTSLLLAAVLLVGGSAVAQEPALPEAPALDLSDNAAFDDPVGADLFDEPAEPADVAEPAPPANRGVRVPLVASGEGDGVRPSVRLVRHGAVVATGLLGTDGSLESGSVPPGVYSVIGVAGEAMAIFSQKIEAEPLSEDASSVRLLAPPSDRALALAILARRFPEQFGAAAGPVSPAAASAAPAPVAPAAAVEPADLPANVAAGGQEPVFRPAALRTALLGGTPAGAEGLARMFDADGLLQPLPGAEIFLIRNGDQVASLTADGEGRYRLPKDLEPGLYTHVMVSSPASALPGDATGTPLYGASVVGLNVVKERPVVQQNVDGPFRTVVRRVLKQAPIGPPGADPDDFAVIGPPLPPGPPGPLAGGPVGGGGGAAGGGGGGALGGSLLPLAIGIGGGLAIGLNNGDDDDDVQRVFVPAPRAATPQAP
- the xrtU gene encoding exosortase U, coding for MPTFPAPASVRLAGSVIAVRPARRPRGATFAAGAAALAGLLALGPLLAEIVVRLWTSPRFEHAPLIWLAAAALGGWRLRESLVARQEEPVELGEPAASPRPWAEAVLWLLALLPTTAAILLGSGWLALTAAFLVVPAATYSAGGGATLRPILPAWAVLWTTLPPPFHTDADLVLRLQGLAAKLASAALDMLGRRHLPAGVTVELPGRSYFVEEACSGVNSLYALLAVAALGLAWGRRSWWRWLIVLPAAVGWAVAANAARVTAAVELSAGLGWPVAEGFGHDLLGMLTFAAAGLLTLSVDALLRFAVPPAEAVPAELDEPNAPLAPSADPPPPPLAAEPATERRPVPRAAAWGAAAVAFGLLAGWRLAVGPAVDVAAVPASTLLTPAALKPVGEDSLPAEWNGWRRGEFRTVTRDRDHLDGPFSAQWVYRRGPLEATISMDGPFAEGWHDLRTCYTAGGWACTDAVDRVVTSAEEEEGGSEADGDVITRLDLAQPLGRRGVVFFTSYAVDDDANLGADLAARTGSSWTRRFEAFRDRSAPDAGHAAAEPAYQVQVLASGYRTLSDEEKEAVEALFHAMRRRLAALPRDAAPPRESASRRTAAD
- a CDS encoding tetratricopeptide repeat protein, which encodes MFRRDFHDDVDAPTRRRLDPTGLLRAPAALGRGIGHGSAVLWAGLRGRLAGGGRRSPWTLLAGLPALLAAAGLAAFLVAARQQKDDLRGAYAAAADRAAAAGETDAAVLHRRRLGQLGDGDAAARFRLAQALAAAGRDAEARDVLTGLLASADGPGHAPAHLLLASRLLTFEEPDAENPEGGNAEGSSAPPSEAERAARRSEALRHLAAARRAAPADKTVALRIAELSMQAGDADAAATTFEEIAPSTPVVWPDLVRVYAAQGRTAEAAAAAAEAVPVLRGRLKRDPLDLDSRLRLTDALARTGNFTAAEAVLTDGLPLHPSAAIPQRLAELHVAEYDRAARRARPPAERLALLGKALGRHPRSAEALVRLIAFSGAAGSTDDGEPPPVVAEARELLERTLASGEVPALAHFALGVNALAAGDRADGLFHFERAHALDPSLAAAANNLAFLYFKADPPQPERALGLADAAVAAAPANAHCHETRGQILAALDRPADALAALERAMALGLKNDPKVRAAVADLYDELNQPALARRFREPAPDETPGGTTAERANADGADAGS